In a genomic window of Occallatibacter riparius:
- a CDS encoding efflux RND transporter periplasmic adaptor subunit codes for MTPIETNQAQTATPKPTWAGRWWIIALGATLTLGFAYAVFEGIHSRVEAKTELHQMAIQSAVSSVNVVFPSGGNQSEDIELPGSTQAFTETPIYARTSGYVRHWYADIGARVKHGQLLAVIETPELDQQLQQAMADLKNAEANLQIADITATRWQNLLRSDSVSHQEADQAVSDFHAKEALVESKRANVDRLQQLQAFERIVAPFDGVITARNTDIGALIQADTTAPKELFHISAVQKLRIYVPIPEIYAPTLKTGDKAAVTFDAFPGQPFAGVLVRNANAIDPNSRTLTVEVDIDNSSRQLMPGAYAFVHFKVPPRKGSVTIPSNALLFRSEGLRVGVVRNSRVVLVPIAIGQDYGDAVEVISGLAAHDAVIVNPSDSLTGGAEVRVESNPNGGERK; via the coding sequence ATGACACCCATCGAGACAAATCAGGCACAAACTGCAACTCCCAAGCCGACATGGGCCGGCAGATGGTGGATCATCGCCCTGGGAGCAACTCTCACCCTCGGCTTTGCCTACGCGGTATTTGAGGGGATTCATTCCCGTGTCGAGGCAAAGACTGAGTTGCACCAAATGGCCATTCAGTCCGCCGTCTCTTCCGTTAACGTTGTGTTTCCAAGTGGCGGGAACCAGTCAGAAGACATCGAACTGCCAGGCAGCACACAGGCGTTCACCGAAACGCCAATCTATGCCCGGACCAGCGGCTATGTAAGGCACTGGTACGCCGATATTGGCGCGCGGGTCAAGCACGGCCAACTCCTGGCTGTGATCGAGACGCCCGAACTCGATCAACAGTTGCAACAGGCCATGGCAGACCTGAAGAATGCCGAAGCGAATCTGCAGATCGCCGATATCACCGCCACGCGCTGGCAAAACCTGCTGAGGTCCGACTCGGTCTCGCACCAGGAGGCGGACCAGGCGGTCAGTGACTTCCATGCCAAGGAGGCACTGGTTGAATCGAAGCGCGCCAACGTGGACCGCCTCCAACAGCTGCAAGCATTTGAGCGCATCGTCGCGCCATTTGACGGCGTCATCACCGCGCGGAACACAGACATCGGAGCCCTGATCCAGGCCGATACCACGGCTCCGAAGGAGCTCTTTCACATTTCTGCCGTTCAGAAGTTGCGCATCTACGTTCCCATTCCCGAAATCTATGCTCCTACGTTGAAGACCGGAGACAAGGCCGCAGTGACCTTCGACGCGTTTCCGGGCCAGCCGTTTGCGGGAGTGCTGGTACGCAATGCGAATGCAATCGACCCCAACTCCCGGACATTGACCGTTGAAGTCGATATCGACAACTCTTCCCGGCAACTGATGCCGGGAGCCTACGCCTTCGTGCATTTCAAGGTCCCGCCCAGGAAAGGATCCGTCACCATCCCGTCGAATGCTCTGTTGTTTCGCTCGGAAGGCTTGCGCGTGGGCGTAGTCCGGAATTCGCGTGTGGTCCTCGTTCCCATCGCCATCGGCCAGGACTATGGGGATGCGGTCGAAGTAATTTCGGGACTGGCCGCACATGATGCCGTAATCGTGAATCCTTCCGACTCGCTCACCGGCGGCGCAGAGGTTCGGGTCGAGAGCAATCCAAATGGCGGAGAGCGGAAATGA
- a CDS encoding efflux transporter outer membrane subunit — protein MLTGCMVGPKYSKPTAPLAPGFKEATNWKQGDGWKIAQPDEPVLSGKWWQLYGDAKLNGLEEQVDSANQTLKIAEANFRQARAAVRFQRAAEAPTIGTSPKIESLRASANTPYFPSSQANNGSGDFVLPVDLTYEVDLWGRVRRSVTAAKEEMQAGGADLETARLSLHAEVAIDYFEVRSADAQEKLLNDTVAAYNKALELTRNRYQGGAAPRSDVAQAQTQLDTARVLATDVMVQRAQYEHALAILIGKLPASFSLPSIPLNVQAPQLPRVPVTLPAQLLERRPDIAGAERRMAAANEQIGIAEAAYYPTLNLAATAGLEGSSLFNWFNWPSRFWAVGPALSETLFDAGRRRATTESARANYDATVANYRQTVLTSFQQVEDNLAVLRILCRELSEQHEATASAEDSLRLFQNRYAGGVDTYLQVVTAQATALANERNDIELMRRQLEANVLLIKAVGGGWNTSNLPVS, from the coding sequence TTGCTGACCGGGTGCATGGTGGGCCCGAAATACTCGAAGCCCACTGCGCCACTTGCTCCCGGCTTCAAGGAAGCCACGAATTGGAAGCAGGGTGATGGCTGGAAAATTGCCCAGCCCGACGAACCGGTGCTGTCCGGAAAATGGTGGCAGCTCTATGGCGATGCGAAGTTGAACGGGTTGGAAGAACAGGTAGATTCTGCCAACCAGACGTTGAAGATTGCAGAAGCCAACTTCCGTCAGGCGCGCGCGGCCGTCCGCTTCCAGCGCGCTGCGGAGGCACCGACGATCGGGACCTCTCCCAAGATCGAATCTCTGCGAGCTTCTGCCAACACCCCATATTTTCCCAGCAGCCAGGCGAACAATGGCTCAGGCGATTTTGTCCTGCCGGTCGATCTCACCTACGAGGTCGACCTGTGGGGGCGCGTGCGCCGCAGTGTGACGGCTGCGAAAGAGGAGATGCAGGCCGGCGGCGCGGATCTTGAAACAGCCCGTTTAAGTCTGCATGCCGAGGTCGCCATCGACTACTTTGAGGTTCGCAGCGCCGATGCGCAGGAGAAACTCCTCAATGACACCGTTGCCGCCTATAACAAAGCGCTCGAATTGACAAGAAATCGATATCAGGGCGGAGCCGCTCCCAGGTCGGATGTGGCGCAGGCCCAGACGCAACTCGACACTGCGCGCGTTCTCGCGACAGACGTCATGGTGCAGCGCGCCCAGTACGAGCATGCTCTGGCCATCCTGATTGGGAAGCTTCCCGCCTCATTCAGCCTGCCCTCCATTCCTCTCAATGTCCAAGCGCCTCAACTGCCCCGTGTACCCGTCACTCTGCCGGCGCAGCTGCTTGAGCGGCGTCCCGATATTGCGGGGGCCGAGCGACGCATGGCAGCGGCCAACGAGCAGATTGGAATTGCTGAGGCCGCCTACTACCCGACGCTGAATCTTGCCGCAACCGCAGGTCTTGAAGGCTCGTCCCTCTTCAATTGGTTCAACTGGCCCAGCCGCTTCTGGGCGGTTGGACCAGCGCTCTCTGAAACACTGTTCGATGCGGGAAGACGCCGCGCCACTACTGAGTCGGCGCGAGCGAATTACGACGCAACTGTCGCCAATTACCGTCAGACCGTGCTGACCTCATTCCAGCAGGTCGAAGACAATCTTGCAGTTCTGCGGATATTATGCAGGGAACTATCAGAACAGCACGAAGCCACTGCCTCCGCCGAGGACTCACTCCGCCTCTTTCAGAATCGCTATGCCGGAGGCGTCGATACATACCTTCAGGTTGTCACCGCACAAGCCACCGCCCTTGCCAACGAGCGCAATGACATTGAGTTGATGCGGAGGCAACTGGAAGCCAATGTGTTGCTGATCAAAGCCGTGGGTGGAGGATGGAATACCTCGAATCTTCCTGTGTCGTGA
- a CDS encoding FAD-dependent oxidoreductase, with the protein MISRNRSCTEVSEEIAARVRESFERRGARVHLNTQVVSVVDGHVVLSTGEQFDAHIIVWAAGNGANPVVARHTEIHAGRP; encoded by the coding sequence TTGATTTCACGGAATAGATCATGCACAGAAGTATCCGAGGAGATTGCCGCCCGCGTCAGGGAGTCGTTTGAACGCCGGGGAGCGCGCGTACATCTCAATACCCAGGTGGTCTCCGTAGTTGATGGCCATGTAGTACTTTCGACGGGTGAGCAGTTCGACGCTCATATCATAGTTTGGGCCGCTGGAAACGGTGCCAACCCAGTTGTCGCCAGGCACACCGAGATTCATGCCGGTCGGCCCTGA
- a CDS encoding response regulator, translating to MLADKLIRILVVEDHHVVRKSLVTLLETVAGFEVVGEAGDGVEAINQFHLCQPDVTLIDLRLPGISGAEVVRSIRSEAKHARFIVLTTYDGEDDVYRALRSGAQSYLLKGITRDELIAAIHLVNEGRSHVPPEIFAKLARRLEWEEFTPRESEVLEHIVQGRSNKQIAQSLGVSEATIKAHINSLLSKLGVSDRTQAAMTAIQRGLVTLDFS from the coding sequence GTGTTGGCTGACAAGTTGATCAGAATCCTGGTTGTTGAGGATCACCACGTCGTTCGCAAAAGCCTGGTCACTCTCCTGGAGACCGTCGCAGGCTTCGAGGTTGTAGGTGAAGCTGGAGATGGCGTCGAAGCAATTAACCAATTCCATCTTTGCCAACCGGATGTGACGTTGATCGACTTGCGATTGCCTGGGATATCGGGTGCGGAAGTGGTCAGGAGCATTCGCAGTGAAGCCAAGCATGCTCGCTTCATCGTGTTGACCACCTATGACGGTGAAGACGACGTCTACCGCGCACTGCGATCCGGTGCACAGAGTTATCTTCTCAAGGGCATTACGAGAGACGAACTCATTGCGGCAATTCATTTGGTCAACGAAGGCCGATCTCATGTTCCGCCTGAGATATTTGCAAAACTGGCCAGGCGATTGGAATGGGAGGAGTTCACTCCTCGGGAATCGGAGGTTCTGGAACATATAGTCCAGGGCCGGTCAAACAAACAGATTGCTCAGTCGCTCGGCGTTTCCGAAGCCACGATCAAAGCGCATATCAACAGCCTGCTTAGCAAGCTGGGCGTATCAGATCGCACGCAGGCAGCGATGACCGCCATTCAGCGCGGCCTCGTTACTCTGGACTTCTCGTAG
- a CDS encoding CRTAC1 family protein has translation MRSSRFFERLPLVFAPCILSACLSAAQSATTPSQPPLYGGKGPAAQTGSSTAGVFAPVLDSEQRPITAGGFVKSGPIIYQDISEKAGLTTWKHKMGTPQKPYILETIGSGVALLDYDLDGWLDIYLVNGSTKEGLDGSAEPPHAVLFHNNHDGTFTNVTAKAGVSNDRWGFGVAVGDYDNDGWPDLYVGNYGKNRLYHNNHDGTFTDIAETAGVTLGNWSTGPSFGDYDGDGLLDIFVPGYIHWDMDHLPLSGNKEVGFANCSFRGAATMCGPRGLPGEPDHLFHNNGNGTFTDVSVKTGVNDKSHYYGFSSTFVDIDDDGKLDLIVTDDSSPNYLYLNKGDGTFQDASFYSGFALNQDARETASMGLAVGDYANNGHLDLYTTTFSDDYKTLYRNDGDANFVDITPQMGIAEPTYPFLSWGTQFFDYDNDGWKDLMFVSGHVYPQVDQHNWGTSFAERPLLFHNLVHGKKFEVMPAVEGTGLADVLPARGAAFGDLFNDGKIDVVINCLDHTPVLLRNVNADKNHWVGLQLIGGPKSPRDAVGSTVYLTAGGQRQRGDVMSGGSFESSNDFRVHFGLGDTAAIDKVEIHWPDGKKETIQVPGIDRYFAIEEGRGIVPSVYDGIAADHASAKGNTAYGGR, from the coding sequence TTGAGATCTTCACGGTTTTTCGAGCGCCTCCCCCTCGTTTTCGCTCCTTGCATCCTGAGTGCGTGCCTGTCCGCCGCCCAGTCCGCGACCACCCCATCGCAGCCGCCGCTCTACGGTGGCAAGGGGCCTGCAGCTCAAACCGGTTCTTCGACTGCAGGCGTATTTGCACCCGTGCTTGACTCGGAGCAGCGCCCCATCACTGCTGGAGGCTTCGTCAAATCCGGCCCAATCATCTACCAGGACATCTCAGAGAAGGCTGGCCTGACCACGTGGAAGCACAAGATGGGCACACCGCAGAAGCCATACATCCTTGAGACGATCGGCTCCGGGGTGGCGCTGCTCGACTATGACCTTGACGGCTGGCTCGACATATATCTCGTGAACGGCTCCACGAAGGAAGGACTGGACGGAAGCGCCGAGCCGCCGCATGCAGTCCTCTTTCATAACAATCACGACGGCACATTTACAAATGTCACAGCCAAGGCAGGAGTGAGCAACGACCGGTGGGGATTCGGCGTCGCAGTTGGCGACTACGACAATGACGGCTGGCCCGATCTCTATGTCGGGAACTACGGCAAAAACCGCCTTTATCACAACAATCATGACGGCACGTTCACAGATATCGCGGAGACAGCGGGCGTAACGCTCGGCAACTGGTCGACCGGGCCCAGTTTCGGTGATTACGACGGCGATGGCCTGCTCGACATCTTTGTCCCTGGTTACATCCACTGGGACATGGACCACCTGCCGCTCTCCGGCAATAAGGAGGTCGGATTCGCGAACTGCTCGTTCCGCGGCGCGGCAACCATGTGCGGCCCACGCGGCCTGCCGGGCGAACCGGATCATCTGTTCCACAACAACGGAAACGGGACGTTCACCGATGTGAGCGTGAAAACCGGCGTGAACGATAAGAGTCACTACTACGGCTTTTCATCCACATTTGTCGACATTGACGACGACGGCAAGCTTGACCTGATCGTTACTGACGATTCTTCACCTAACTACCTGTATCTGAACAAGGGCGACGGTACATTCCAGGACGCGAGCTTCTACTCCGGCTTTGCGCTGAACCAGGACGCGCGCGAAACCGCGTCCATGGGCCTGGCCGTGGGCGACTACGCGAACAACGGACATCTCGACCTGTATACAACGACCTTTTCAGATGACTACAAGACCCTCTATCGAAATGATGGCGACGCGAACTTTGTCGATATCACACCGCAGATGGGGATCGCCGAACCGACCTACCCATTCCTTAGCTGGGGAACGCAATTCTTCGACTACGACAATGACGGCTGGAAGGATCTGATGTTTGTCAGCGGTCATGTGTATCCGCAGGTGGATCAGCACAACTGGGGCACCTCCTTCGCCGAGCGTCCCCTGCTGTTCCACAACCTGGTTCACGGGAAGAAGTTCGAGGTAATGCCGGCGGTTGAAGGAACCGGACTTGCCGATGTGCTCCCGGCCCGCGGCGCGGCATTTGGCGACCTCTTCAACGATGGCAAAATCGACGTCGTCATCAACTGCCTCGATCACACACCTGTTCTGCTCAGAAATGTGAACGCCGACAAGAATCACTGGGTCGGATTGCAACTGATCGGTGGCCCCAAGAGCCCGCGGGACGCGGTAGGTTCCACGGTATACCTCACGGCAGGAGGCCAGCGGCAGCGCGGAGACGTGATGAGCGGCGGCAGCTTTGAATCCTCAAACGACTTTCGGGTGCATTTCGGGCTAGGTGACACCGCGGCCATCGATAAGGTCGAAATTCACTGGCCTGACGGCAAGAAAGAGACAATACAGGTCCCCGGGATCGACCGCTATTTCGCGATCGAGGAAGGCAGGGGAATCGTTCCCAGTGTGTATGACGGCATCGCGGCCGATCATGCCTCTGCGAAAGGCAACACGGCGTACGGCGGCCGCTGA
- a CDS encoding tetratricopeptide repeat protein: MKSLPLVCSCLAIAGWLMLPAIGQELGPPPAYTPPPAGSAPAVDTPAQQGRLKLLEEHAQQKQQSDREAHNKLVDPEYNFHYGKRNPFTPGNLQVQGEGFIQPGAFPTAEYCGACHQEAYSQWRQALHSNSFRTPFYRTSVNLLLRDKTRGISFARHCDSCHNPIAVVSGALTENPKVDRTQMDGDGLTCTTCHSVLSLDSTNGNSSIQLGVPAVIVDEKGDRIPGEVPFSEILRHPERHSQAVMHDFLHKPEFCAACHKANLPAPLNDYKFIRAFTAYDEWQQSKFSKRNPLTFYQADFTSCQGCHMKRNAVTHPEYGAKDGTFASHRWLAGNTAVPFYYNFDEQLKKTIEFLRAGNYLNVDIFALKKEGSDQMIAPLGSTHYSLAPGDTVEAFVVVQNKNIGHSLIPEVRDLFEAWVEFTVKDTNGKELYHSGFLKPDGMLDPRAHSFTNRPVTNEGDFVDNHKVWTIHSVAYDNTVQAGRSVLVRYQFHLPPDITGVVSVTAKVNYRHLRQSYLNNIFGKGDHPAYPVVEIASRTRMLKIGENSPQAPDEHDNPDWMRWNNLGIALLDQTQYAESVAAFTEVIKLRYDYADAYTNVGLTEILWEKYDSARTAIHKALTLDPNNVRAHYYDGLLQRRAGNTEQEIADFKKVVEAYPDSRDARRELGITYYQQNMDKEAVEQFEALQRIDPDDLAAHYNLSILYRRAGRRKEAADQQAMFVDKKVDPGAPTYSLNYLRVHPEIATESIPWHMHTDMNQSGGQTSNGR, translated from the coding sequence ATGAAATCTCTACCACTCGTCTGCTCATGCCTTGCGATTGCCGGCTGGCTGATGCTACCCGCCATCGGGCAGGAGTTGGGGCCGCCCCCAGCCTACACTCCTCCTCCGGCAGGTAGTGCGCCTGCGGTCGACACTCCCGCACAGCAGGGACGCCTGAAGCTTCTGGAAGAGCACGCTCAACAGAAACAGCAGAGCGACCGCGAAGCTCACAATAAGCTCGTCGATCCGGAGTACAACTTCCATTACGGCAAAAGGAACCCCTTCACTCCGGGCAATCTGCAGGTGCAGGGTGAAGGTTTCATCCAGCCGGGGGCGTTCCCAACCGCCGAGTATTGTGGCGCCTGCCACCAGGAGGCCTACAGCCAATGGCGGCAGGCATTGCACTCCAACTCGTTCCGAACTCCTTTCTATCGCACCAGCGTCAACCTGCTGCTACGCGACAAGACGCGCGGCATTAGCTTTGCTCGCCACTGCGATAGTTGCCATAATCCAATCGCTGTGGTCTCGGGCGCCTTAACCGAGAATCCGAAGGTCGATCGTACTCAGATGGATGGCGATGGCTTGACGTGCACCACATGCCATTCCGTGCTATCGCTCGATTCCACCAACGGTAACTCAAGCATTCAACTCGGAGTGCCTGCGGTCATAGTTGACGAGAAGGGCGATCGCATCCCGGGCGAGGTCCCATTCTCCGAGATCCTTCGCCATCCCGAGCGGCATTCACAGGCCGTCATGCACGACTTCCTGCACAAACCCGAGTTCTGCGCTGCATGCCACAAAGCGAACCTCCCGGCTCCTCTCAATGATTACAAGTTCATCCGTGCTTTCACGGCCTATGACGAATGGCAGCAGTCGAAGTTCTCAAAGCGCAATCCCCTCACGTTCTATCAGGCGGATTTCACTTCATGCCAGGGCTGTCATATGAAGCGTAATGCTGTGACGCATCCGGAATACGGAGCGAAAGACGGTACCTTTGCATCGCATCGCTGGCTCGCTGGCAATACTGCTGTGCCGTTCTACTACAACTTCGACGAGCAGTTGAAGAAGACAATCGAGTTCCTGCGCGCTGGCAATTATCTCAACGTCGATATCTTCGCCCTCAAAAAAGAAGGCAGCGATCAGATGATTGCGCCCTTGGGCAGCACCCACTACTCCCTCGCGCCGGGCGATACGGTCGAGGCATTCGTGGTGGTGCAAAACAAGAATATCGGGCACTCGCTCATCCCTGAAGTCCGCGATCTGTTCGAGGCATGGGTCGAATTCACAGTTAAAGATACGAACGGCAAAGAGCTCTATCACAGCGGATTTCTCAAGCCAGATGGGATGCTTGATCCACGCGCACACAGCTTCACTAATCGTCCGGTGACGAACGAAGGTGACTTCGTGGACAACCACAAGGTGTGGACAATCCACTCAGTCGCCTATGACAACACCGTGCAGGCTGGCCGTTCCGTGTTGGTTCGTTATCAGTTCCATCTGCCCCCCGACATCACCGGAGTCGTGTCCGTGACTGCGAAAGTCAATTACCGGCACCTGCGTCAGAGTTACCTCAACAACATCTTCGGCAAGGGCGATCATCCGGCCTATCCTGTCGTCGAAATCGCTTCCCGCACGCGTATGCTCAAGATCGGTGAGAACAGTCCTCAGGCTCCGGATGAACACGACAATCCCGATTGGATGCGCTGGAACAATCTGGGCATTGCTCTCCTCGATCAGACTCAGTATGCAGAGTCGGTCGCGGCATTTACTGAGGTAATCAAACTGCGCTATGACTATGCCGACGCATACACCAATGTTGGGCTTACCGAGATCCTTTGGGAGAAGTACGACTCGGCGCGCACGGCCATCCACAAAGCGCTGACGCTCGATCCAAACAATGTCCGCGCTCATTACTATGACGGGCTGTTGCAGCGCCGGGCGGGCAACACAGAGCAGGAGATCGCCGACTTCAAGAAAGTCGTCGAGGCGTATCCTGACTCGCGCGACGCGCGACGCGAGCTGGGAATCACCTATTACCAGCAGAACATGGACAAGGAGGCCGTCGAACAGTTCGAAGCGCTGCAGCGCATCGATCCCGACGATTTGGCCGCTCACTATAACCTGTCGATTCTCTATCGCCGGGCGGGCCGCCGCAAGGAAGCTGCCGACCAGCAGGCCATGTTCGTAGATAAGAAGGTCGACCCTGGCGCCCCCACTTACTCGCTGAACTATTTACGCGTGCATCCGGAGATTGCGACAGAAAGCATACCTTGGCATATGCACACGGACATGAATCAGAGCGGAGGCCAGACGAGCAATGGACGCTAA
- a CDS encoding tetratricopeptide repeat protein yields MATLCRLANGFANTGNYAKAKLTYEEALRLEPGKARLVRDFAAAALNAKDTDTTERLLSSALSSTDAMSPAQQAEVHVLRGKLQLATKGRQADLNEFRSAVELEASCENIYELATAELAVAGPAAAERDYTHYRARCGNTPAVRIKIGRAYAINGAPDRALVEFRAAAVLDTHHPGVHYCIGAALLQASKSNFDAAEAELRKELLLHPNDRLSHAQLGHSAILRHNNAEAERDYRRAVALNPREASNFIELGQLLATSNRGPEAEPLLRKAIELTPDPSRNNYDIERAHFQLGRVLMKEGHQEEAQRELAIAADLLNRSRHQAEADLNGDSSSAANPLAVTRVPTEQEKSQVEAYVRGIAPLLASAYNNLGVHMANAGSLSLAASDFAAAARWNPTLSGVDANWGRAAYLAGEFAEAVAPLERAVRAHPGESELSSMLELSRQRASPTNRP; encoded by the coding sequence GTGGCTACGCTGTGCCGGCTCGCCAATGGATTTGCGAATACCGGCAACTATGCGAAAGCCAAGCTCACATATGAGGAAGCTTTGCGGCTGGAACCTGGCAAAGCCCGGCTTGTTCGCGACTTCGCCGCCGCGGCACTGAATGCTAAAGACACGGACACAACAGAGCGGTTGCTCTCTTCGGCACTCTCTTCTACTGATGCCATGAGCCCTGCTCAGCAGGCTGAGGTGCACGTATTGCGCGGCAAATTGCAACTGGCGACCAAAGGGCGTCAAGCGGACTTGAACGAATTTCGATCTGCCGTTGAGCTTGAGGCGAGTTGCGAAAACATTTACGAACTGGCCACTGCCGAGCTTGCTGTGGCCGGCCCCGCTGCCGCGGAACGCGACTACACCCATTACCGGGCGCGATGCGGAAATACCCCCGCCGTCCGGATCAAGATTGGCCGCGCCTATGCGATCAACGGCGCTCCCGACCGCGCCCTCGTTGAGTTTCGTGCCGCCGCGGTTCTGGATACCCATCATCCCGGCGTTCACTATTGCATTGGCGCCGCTCTGCTGCAAGCTTCGAAATCCAACTTCGACGCTGCGGAAGCTGAATTGCGAAAGGAGCTATTGCTCCACCCAAATGATCGTCTCAGCCACGCCCAACTCGGGCATAGTGCGATCTTGCGGCACAACAACGCAGAAGCTGAGCGGGACTATCGCCGCGCGGTCGCTCTTAATCCACGGGAAGCGTCGAACTTTATTGAACTGGGTCAGCTTCTGGCCACATCCAATCGAGGTCCCGAGGCCGAGCCGCTACTGCGGAAAGCTATCGAATTAACACCCGACCCATCGCGAAACAACTATGACATCGAGCGGGCACATTTCCAACTTGGCCGCGTGCTCATGAAGGAAGGGCATCAGGAGGAGGCGCAACGGGAGCTCGCCATTGCCGCTGACCTGCTGAATCGAAGCCGCCATCAAGCTGAAGCCGATCTCAACGGCGACTCGTCCTCCGCTGCCAACCCCCTGGCTGTTACGCGCGTACCCACGGAGCAGGAGAAGTCTCAAGTCGAAGCTTACGTTCGCGGGATCGCGCCCTTGCTTGCATCGGCATACAACAATCTCGGCGTGCACATGGCCAACGCCGGCAGCCTTTCGCTCGCGGCCTCAGACTTTGCAGCGGCGGCGCGATGGAATCCCACGCTCTCAGGCGTTGATGCGAACTGGGGCAGGGCGGCGTATCTGGCCGGCGAATTCGCCGAAGCAGTCGCGCCACTTGAGCGAGCAGTGCGAGCGCATCCGGGCGAATCGGAATTGAGCAGCATGCTCGAACTGTCCCGCCAGCGCGCATCCCCCACGAACCGGCCGTAA